A window from Calliopsis andreniformis isolate RMS-2024a chromosome 5, iyCalAndr_principal, whole genome shotgun sequence encodes these proteins:
- the Cby gene encoding beta catenin antagonist chibby: MPLFSNKFSPKKTPTRKAGVFLANKDLSPKRIEKELGPNIGPIRLKLGDQETVFESGTWIPESGKLGGTYKENEKLKKEVRRLEEENNLLKLKFEVLLDMLTQTTAEFHSQKEELHKLRRNSPYNRNVES, translated from the exons ATGCctttattttcaaataaattttcCCCAAAAAAGACGCCCACCAGAAAGGCAGGAGTTTTTTTAGCTAATAAAGATTTGAGTCCAAAACGTATAGAAAAAGAATTAGGACCCAATATTGGCCCTATACGTTTAAAGCTAGGAGATCAAGAAACTGTTTTTGAATCAGGTACATGGATACCAG AATCTGGGAAACTGGGAGGAACTTATAAAGAAAATGAAAAGTTAAAAAAAGAAGTGAGAAGACTAGAAGAAGAAAATAACTTACTAAAACTAAAATTTGAAGTACTTCTTGATATG tTAACACAAACAACAGCAGAATTCCATTCACAAAAAGAAGAATTACACAAATTAAGAAGAAATTCACCATATAACAGAAACGTAGAATCGTGA
- the LOC143178744 gene encoding uncharacterized protein LOC143178744 codes for MEAHHDKNVSSATETKAGPSSGEQCNSSLDDAVGKLLQGYDWTLLPVTSRAGGRRSAHVKRPMNAFMVWAQAARRRLADQYPQLHNAELSKTLGKLWRILSDGEKQPFIEEAERLRNAHKKQHPHYKYQPRRRKPKPEEQMAIVMHRSTLPSPGTSLDSTSSSDCTYPRLYPDTGIKTYDRPTYHDSKPTYDLSRSSWPPEPTKYPIDHESKPIAYESNAKSYMDSKCYEAVKYHEVSTAKYHEAVPKYSELQAKPYDLPKYPETLKYPADVTSPSKPYACVHSQYYSAPEGYTMHEENEYQTQGVSTHSFYPYISASMTQPPYYMGPR; via the exons ATGGAGGCTCATCACGACAAGAACGTATCGTCGGCGACGGAAACAAAGGCTGGACCATCGAGCGGCGAACAGTGCAACAGCTCGCTGGACGACGCTGTGGGCAAACTGCTACAAG GCTATGATTGGACATTGCTTCCTGTAACCTCGCGTGCAGGAGGACGAAGAAGTGCCCACGTGAAACGTCCGATGAATGCATTCATGGTTTGGGCCCAAGCTGCAAGACGCAGGTTGGCTGATCAGTATCCTCAGCTGCACAACGCTGAACTTTCCAAGACGTTGGGAAAATTGTGGAG AATTCTGAGTGACGGCGAAAAGCAACCGTTTATAGAGGAAGCCGAGAGATTAAGGAACGCGCACAAGAAACAACATCCGCATTACAAG TATCAGCCGCGTCGAAGGAAACCGAAACCGGAAGAGCAGATGGCCATCGTGATGCATCGATCTACGTTACCCTCCCCGGGTACATCCCTGGATTCCACCAGCTCCTCGGACTGCACGTATCCCCGTTTGTACCCTGACACTGGCATCAAAACGTACGACAGGCCCACTTACCACGATAGCAAACCCACGTATGACCTGTCGAGGTCATCTTGGCCTCCCGAACCGACTAAATACCCGATAGATCACGAGAGCAAACCAATCGCTTATGAATCGAACGCGAAAAGTTACATGGATTCGAAGTGTTACGAAGCTGTCAAGTACCACGAAGTATCCACGGCGAAATATCACGAAGCAGTCCCTAAGTACTCGGAATTACAGGCGAAACCTTATGATTTGCCTAAATACCCAGAGACCTTGAAGTATCCTGCGGATGTTACGAGTCCATCAAAACCATACGCGTGCGTACATAGTCAGTATTATTCTGCCCCTGAAGGATACACAATGCACGAGGAAAATGAGTATCAAACGCAAGGAGTGTCGACTCACTCCTTTTACCCGTATATATCTGCATCCATGACGCAACCTCCTTATTACATGGGTCCCCGATAA
- the Ipla2-via gene encoding calcium-independent phospholipase A2 VIA: MTWLGTIASNVLRNIVFSDVQPHVVQEVKPEQYSNRHIHCREDGIVLYGPGEKTGHYEIVLHRPCTETLHQAYSLYRSEDKQQAETHFLVYKDKVPVLVQICKEMCNVSKIQKLCDTLVEHPTWTLAHLAAHFALYNAFAHAVVNSQLNSGDIETGISPLQVAVQTNNLRTVQMLIEAKSSLEHMDHSANTVYHYAATSTKEIILALGGDLPNSLNSRNSNGHTPMHVACLNNKPECVKALLLIGADVNIPASEGQPSSPGYVGDLLHSKPNVLHAEDMKFGGTPLHWSLSREVINALIETNCDIDALNFDGRTALHIMAMRKRLPCVVALLSHMASVNLADKDGNTPLHLAVSEGTAAIVQILIGFGADIDARNWKSETPRHRIDINNNEGQKILYILDAVGAQRCSPDMENCNLGCKHNENFNGIAPQQPPKVVPRTVLDQMLHVSGMDRMATQGNKKIKGGRLLCLDGGGIRGLVLVQILLEIESVLKKPVIDCFDWVAGTSTGGILALGLASGKSLRECQALYFRIKEEAFVGMRPYSSEGLEKVLKDCLGSNRVMSDIKKLKIMITGVLADKRPVDLHLFRNYDAPSTLLQISESSTSDTPSSPDEQLLWHAARATGAAPSYFRAFGKFLDGGLIANNPTLDAMTEIHEYNLALKVVNRELEVTPLSLVVSLGTGLVPSSPLKGIDIFLPETLWDTAKFAMGISVLAELLVDQATACDGRIVDRARNWCSMIGVPYYRFNPQLSQHIAMDEKSDEVLADMIWTAKAFMHANRDQIKELAAVINRDA; the protein is encoded by the exons ATGACTTGGCTCGGAACGATCGCCAGCAACGTTCTTCGAAATATCGTTTTCTCTGATGTACAACCGCATGTGGTTCAAGAAGTAAAACCTGAACagtatagtaatcgacatattcACTGTCGCGAGGATGGTATTGTGCTTTATGGTCCAGGAGAAAAAACTGGGCACTATGAGATTGTCCTTCATAGACCTTGTACAGAAACATTGCATCAGGCATATAG CTTATATAGATCTGAGGATAAGCAACAAGCAGAAACGCATTTTCTTGTGTACAAAGACAAGGTTCCGGTACTTGTGCAAATTTGTAAAGAG ATGTGTAACGTAAGTAAGATACAGAAGTTGTGTGACACTTTGGTAGAACATCCCACTTGGACGTTGGCACATTTGGCAGCTCATTTTGCTCTCTACAATGCTTTTGCACATGCAGTCGTGAATAGCCAATTAAATAGTGGTGATATAGAGACAGGAATATCACCGTTACAAGTTGCTGTGCAAACTAATAACTTGCGTACTGTGCAGATGTTAATTGAAGCTAAAAGTTCTTTGGAACATATGGATCATAGTGCCAATACGGTGTACCATTATGCAGCTACATCCACTAAAGAGATAATCCTAGCACTTGGGGGTGATCTTCCAAATAGCttaaatagccgcaatagtaatGGGCATACACCGATGCACGTCGCTTGTCTCAATAATAAACCCGAATGTGTTAAAGCGCTTCTCCTGATTGGAGCGGATGTCAATATTCCTGCGTCCGAAGGTCAGCCCTCTAGTCCTGGCTACGTAGGCGATCTTCTTCACAGTAAACCGAATGTCCTTCACGCAGAAGACATGAAATTTGGTGGTACACCGTTGCACTGGTCTTTAAGCAGAGAAGTAATTAACGCTCTGATAGAAACTAATTGTGACATAGATGCTTTGAACTTTGACGGTCGTACGGCTTTGCATATTATGGCTATGAGAAAACGATTACCATGTGTTGTGGCTCTCTTAAGCCACATGGCCTCTGTGAACTTGGCCGACAAAGACGGCAACACTCCGCTACACTTGGCAGTCTCCgaaggcacagcagccatagttcaAATTCTGATAGGTTTTGGAGCAGATATCGACGCTAGAAATTGGAAATCTGAAACACCGCGTCACCGAATAGACATCAATAACAACGAGGGCCAGAAGATTCTATACATTCTAGACGCTGTGGGAGCTCAACGTTGTTCACCGGATATGGAGAATTGTAATTTGGGTTGCAAACATAACGAAAATTTTAATGGTATCGCTCCACAGCAACCGCCTAAAGTTGTTCCACGAACGGTTTTGGATCAAATGCTCCACGTATCTGGTATGGACAGAATGGCCACGCAGGGAAATAAGAAGATCAAAGGTGGTCGACTTCTCTGCCTCGATGGAGGAGGAATTCGTGGACTGGTCCTTGTGCAGATTTTATTAGAGATTGAATCAGTACTTAAGAAACCTGTTATAGATTGTTTTGATTGGGTCGCTGGTACTTCGACTGGCGGGATTCTGGCACTTGGACTTGCTTCTGGTAAGAGCCTAAGAGAATGCCAGGCACTTTATTTCCGTATCAAGGAAGAAGCTTTTGTTGGAATGCGACCATATAGCAGCGAAGGTCTAGAGAAAGTATTAAAGGACTGTTTAGGATCAAACAGAGTAATGTCGGATATCAAGAAACTAAAGATCATGATCACTGGTGTCTTAGCCGACAAAAGACCTGTCGATCTTCATTTATTCCGCAATTATGACGCACCAAGTACATTGCTTCAAATATCGGAAAGCTCTACATCTGACACTCCATCATCACCGGACGAACAGTTGCTTTGGCATGCAGCACGAGCAACTGGGGCAGCACCTTCGTATTTCCGGGCCTTTGGCAAATTTCTCGACGGTGGTTTGATAGCAAATAATCCAACTTTGGATGCCATGACTGAGATTCACGAGTACAATCTTGCTTTGAAAGTCGTTAACCGTGAACTAGAAGTTACACCCCTGTCTTTAGTAGTTTCCCTCGGCACGGGTTTGGTGCCTTCTAGTCCACTGAAGGGTATTGATATTTTCTTGCCAGAAACTTTGTGGGACACTGCCAAGTTCGCAATGGGAATATCGGTCCTTGCAGAACTGCTTGTAGATCAAGCAACTGCGTGCGATGGAAGAATCGTTGATCGTGCAAGAAACTGGTGCTCCATGATCGGAGTACCTTACTatagattcaatccacaactatcGCAGCATATTGCAATGGATGAAAAAAGCGACGAGGTCCTAGCCGACATGATATGGACCGCAAAAGCGTTCATGCATGCGAATAGAGATCAAATAAAGGAATTAGCTGCTGTGATAAATCGAGACGCTTAA